From one bacterium genomic stretch:
- a CDS encoding sodium-dependent transporter — MTEPFSSQDTRKGRAAELFSSRWGMLMTALGIAVGTGNIWRFPRVAAANGGGVFILAWTLFLFLWSIPLLVTESALGRASRRGSLGSFMFLRGERGAWMGGFVALITGGIMFYYSVVTGWCLRYLVGALSGAVNGATGPEFWHAFAGSWQALAYHAAAAVLAALVVGAGVRLGIEGSAKVMIPVLALILIYAAVRALCLPGAMAGVKYLFQFNAADLFSPRVYLEALSQSAWSTGAGWGLLLTYSVYSRPKEKIVQNGLIMGLGDNTASLLAALAVIPTVFALLPAEQAAAVVKLPGENSTGLTFISIPRLLGAGPGGRVMLPLFFLALFFAAMSSFISMLEMWVKNLIDLGLRRGKAVVIVTVLTLLGGAPSALSGKFFDNQDWVWGLGLLVSGLLFSLGVSRYGTGRFVGEVVNREDTPDMKPGRGFAFTLRWLIPLQFAVLLLWWFWLSVGWDRANWWNPLGVATIGSCLAQWGLAVVLLLACGPWLARRVRENDQSY, encoded by the coding sequence ATGACAGAGCCTTTCAGCAGTCAGGACACGCGCAAGGGCCGCGCGGCCGAGCTTTTCTCCAGCCGCTGGGGCATGCTGATGACCGCCCTGGGGATCGCCGTGGGCACGGGCAATATCTGGCGTTTCCCGCGCGTGGCCGCGGCTAACGGCGGAGGGGTGTTCATCCTGGCCTGGACGCTGTTCCTGTTCCTCTGGTCGATCCCGCTGCTGGTGACCGAGAGCGCCCTGGGACGGGCCTCGCGCCGGGGCTCGCTGGGCTCGTTCATGTTCCTGCGCGGTGAGCGTGGGGCCTGGATGGGTGGGTTTGTGGCCCTGATCACCGGCGGGATCATGTTCTACTACTCGGTGGTCACGGGCTGGTGCCTGCGCTACCTGGTGGGTGCGCTGAGCGGCGCGGTGAACGGCGCCACCGGGCCGGAGTTCTGGCATGCATTCGCCGGGAGCTGGCAGGCGCTGGCCTACCACGCCGCGGCGGCGGTGCTGGCCGCCCTGGTTGTGGGCGCGGGGGTGCGGCTGGGGATCGAGGGCTCGGCCAAGGTGATGATCCCGGTGCTGGCGCTGATCCTGATCTACGCCGCGGTGCGCGCGCTCTGCCTTCCCGGGGCCATGGCGGGCGTGAAATACCTGTTCCAGTTCAACGCCGCGGACCTGTTCAGCCCACGGGTCTACCTGGAGGCGCTCTCCCAGAGCGCCTGGAGCACAGGGGCGGGCTGGGGCCTTCTGCTGACCTACTCGGTCTACAGCCGTCCGAAAGAAAAGATTGTCCAGAACGGCCTGATCATGGGCCTGGGCGACAACACGGCCAGCTTACTTGCCGCCCTGGCCGTGATCCCCACGGTATTCGCCCTTCTGCCCGCCGAGCAGGCCGCGGCGGTGGTCAAGCTGCCGGGCGAGAACAGCACGGGCCTGACTTTCATCTCGATCCCGCGCCTTCTTGGGGCCGGGCCGGGTGGCCGGGTGATGCTGCCGCTGTTTTTTCTCGCATTGTTTTTCGCGGCCATGTCCAGCTTTATCTCCATGCTTGAAATGTGGGTCAAGAACCTGATCGACCTGGGGCTGCGGCGCGGGAAAGCTGTTGTGATCGTGACCGTGCTCACCCTGCTGGGCGGGGCGCCCAGCGCGCTGTCGGGAAAGTTTTTCGACAACCAGGACTGGGTCTGGGGCCTGGGGTTGCTGGTGAGCGGCCTTCTGTTCAGCCTGGGGGTGAGCCGCTACGGGACGGGTCGGTTCGTGGGCGAGGTGGTGAACCGTGAGGACACGCCGGACATGAAACCCGGCCGCGGGTTCGCTTTCACCCTGCGCTGGCTGATCCCGCTCCAGTTCGCGGTGTTGTTGCTGTGGTGGTTCTGGCTCTCCGTGGGATGGGACCGGGCCAACTGGTGGAACCCGCTGGGCGTGGCCACAATCGGCAGTTGCCTGGCCCAGTGGGGCCTGGCCGTGGTGCTGCTGCTGGCATGCGGCCCCTGGCTGGCCCGCCGGGTAAGGGAAAACGACCAAAGTTATTAA
- a CDS encoding MarC family protein — protein sequence MYFEPAIFFQAVLSLFAIVDPLGGLPVFLSLTQGATAPERQRVFRIAVATSFILIVGFALVGLYAMERVFHITMSEFTFAGGLLLVVTGVHDMLRTDSPEPALREEVSARDRERVHRLRALAVSPIACPLLAGPGTIVTVILFQGQYGHLFALSVCVVVFGLTLLILTFAGFLSRLMGRVGTLAVARVMQIFIIAIGVHFMFSGFKGAFPGLFA from the coding sequence ATGTATTTCGAGCCGGCGATATTTTTCCAGGCGGTGCTCTCTCTGTTCGCCATAGTCGACCCGCTGGGCGGGTTGCCGGTGTTCCTGAGCCTGACCCAGGGGGCGACCGCCCCCGAGCGTCAGCGGGTGTTCCGGATCGCGGTGGCCACCTCGTTCATCCTGATCGTGGGTTTCGCCCTGGTCGGCCTGTACGCCATGGAGCGGGTGTTCCATATCACTATGAGCGAGTTCACGTTCGCCGGGGGGCTGCTGCTGGTGGTGACCGGGGTGCACGACATGCTGCGCACGGACAGCCCGGAGCCGGCCTTGCGCGAGGAGGTGAGCGCGCGCGACCGCGAGCGGGTCCACCGTCTGCGCGCCCTGGCGGTCTCTCCGATCGCCTGCCCGCTGCTGGCCGGGCCCGGCACTATCGTGACCGTGATCCTGTTCCAGGGCCAGTACGGGCATCTGTTCGCGCTTTCGGTCTGCGTGGTGGTGTTCGGCCTGACCCTCTTGATCCTGACTTTCGCCGGCTTCCTCAGCCGTCTGATGGGGCGGGTGGGCACACTGGCCGTGGCCCGGGTGATGCAGATCTTCATCATCGCCATCGGGGTGCATTTCATGTTCAGCGGGTTCAAGGGAGCGTTCCCCGGGCTGTTCGCCTGA
- a CDS encoding DUF488 domain-containing protein: MPGEPCLYTIGFEGREAPELFAALAEHKVTLLLDIRQNPNSRKPGYSKKALTASCAGHGLGYEHMVSLSAPKALRVEVQCTRDYGLLRCGYTECLAERGEALQALQEKIASETVCLLCYERDPAACHRSILAGVLNDRLGGKLKIVDL; encoded by the coding sequence ATGCCCGGCGAACCCTGCCTGTACACGATCGGTTTCGAGGGCCGGGAGGCGCCGGAGCTCTTCGCCGCGCTGGCAGAGCATAAAGTCACCCTTCTGCTGGATATCCGCCAGAACCCGAACAGCCGCAAACCGGGTTACTCGAAGAAAGCCCTCACCGCCAGTTGCGCCGGGCATGGCCTGGGCTACGAGCACATGGTAAGTCTAAGCGCGCCCAAGGCCCTGCGGGTGGAGGTTCAGTGCACCAGAGACTACGGTCTTCTGCGCTGTGGCTACACTGAATGCCTCGCTGAACGCGGGGAGGCGCTGCAGGCGCTCCAGGAGAAAATTGCTTCGGAGACAGTCTGCCTGCTGTGCTACGAGAGGGACCCGGCGGCCTGCCACCGCTCGATCCTGGCCGGGGTTCTCAACGACAGGCTGGGCGGGAAGTTGAAGATAGTGGACCTGTAA